Proteins encoded together in one Procambarus clarkii isolate CNS0578487 chromosome 11, FALCON_Pclarkii_2.0, whole genome shotgun sequence window:
- the LOC138363711 gene encoding uncharacterized protein, which yields MREWMVVDYGVSATYEEVNLTGGYDHGYSSATKSFETHDILALNYLTQGCRICNITVANTKNGDKACEEAYARGPSDYRKPPQAKQASQSFLAIPGVCVLVEDSSSRPDDTLVLVEDSSSVPDDSLVLVEDSSSVPDDSLVLVEDSSSVPDDALVLVEDSSSVPDDSLVLVEDSSSVPDDTRVLVEDSSSGPNDTLVPVEDSSSGSNDTIVPVEDSSSGLDDTLIRAEDTSR from the exons atgagggagtggatggttgtggactatggcgtctcggcaacttatgaggaggtgaatttgactgggggctacgaccaTGGGTAcagttctgcgaccaagagttttgaga cacacgatatcttagctcttAATTACTTAACGCAGGGCTGCAGGATctgcaatataacagtggccaacACGAAAAACGGCGACAAGGCGTGTGAAGAGGCATATGCACGCGGTCCGTCTGATTACCGCAAGCCACCACAAGCtaaacaagcttcacaaagcttcctggcaatac CTGGGGTCTGTgtcctggtggaggacagctcgtCTAGGCCCGACGATACACTCgtcctggtggaggacagctcgtCTGTACCCGACGATTCACTCGTCCTGGTAGAGGACAGCTCGTCTGTACCCGACGATTCACTCGTCCTGGTAGAGGACAGCTCGTCTGTACCCGACGATGCACTCgtcctggtggaggacagctcgtCTGTACCCGACGATTCACTCGTCCTGGTAGAGGACAGCTCGTCTGTACCCGACGATACACGCgtcctggtggaggacagctcgtCTGGGCCCAACGATACACTCGTCCCGGTAGAGGACAGCTCGTCTGGGTCCAACGATACTATCGTCCCCGTAGAGGACAGCTCGTCTGGGCTCGACGATACCCTCATCAGGGCGGAGGACACCTCACGATAG